Proteins found in one Litoribacterium kuwaitense genomic segment:
- the pyrR gene encoding bifunctional pyr operon transcriptional regulator/uracil phosphoribosyltransferase PyrR, with translation MEKAIVLDEKAIQRALTRIAHEIIERNKGVQSLVLIGIKTRGVYMVTRLADRIEKIEGIRPPVGEVDITMYRDDLSIKADNLEPKLKGTDIDTEINDKTVVLVDDVLYTGRTVRAAMDAIMDQGRPQYIQLAVLVDRGHRELPIRPDYIGKNIPTSNQEQIHVQLTEIDSLDQVSIHTS, from the coding sequence ATGGAAAAAGCGATTGTGTTAGACGAAAAAGCGATTCAACGCGCCCTGACACGAATTGCCCACGAAATTATTGAACGGAATAAAGGTGTCCAATCGCTCGTCTTAATTGGCATTAAAACACGGGGCGTCTATATGGTGACACGGTTGGCCGATCGGATTGAAAAAATTGAAGGCATACGTCCGCCAGTTGGTGAAGTCGACATTACGATGTACCGTGACGATTTATCGATTAAAGCGGACAATTTAGAGCCTAAGCTAAAAGGAACTGACATTGATACTGAGATCAACGATAAAACGGTCGTACTTGTCGATGACGTTCTTTATACCGGCCGCACTGTGCGGGCTGCCATGGATGCGATTATGGATCAAGGGCGTCCACAATATATTCAGCTTGCAGTGCTTGTCGATCGAGGACATCGTGAGCTGCCGATCCGCCCGGATTATATTGGCAAAAACATACCTACTTCAAATCAAGAACAAATTCATGTGCAACTCACCGAAATTGATTCGCTAGATCAAGTGAGTATTCATACAAGTTAA
- a CDS encoding RluA family pseudouridine synthase: MEEMFEFTVEETAKKDRLDKWVATQLEETSRSQVQRWIEEGHVTVNGTRAEAKVKVQTGDAIVVTVPPVEDIQVEPEPIPLDVYYEDEDVIVVNKPSGMVVHPAPGHASGTLVNALLHHCTDLSGINGMMRPGIVHRLDKDTSGLLMVAKNDVSHEALVRQLQNRAVHRAYKAIVHGNFTHETGTIDAPIGRDRADRQKMAVVPNGGREAITHFTVLETFAGYSLVECRLKTGRTHQIRVHMAYIQHPVAGDPKYGYKKTLSCDGQALHAETLGFVHPRTNESIHLTAPPPPIFAKLVDDLRSSS; the protein is encoded by the coding sequence ATGGAAGAGATGTTTGAGTTCACCGTTGAAGAAACAGCAAAAAAAGATCGTTTAGATAAATGGGTGGCAACGCAGCTGGAAGAGACATCACGAAGCCAAGTGCAGCGATGGATTGAAGAGGGGCACGTGACTGTGAACGGGACGCGTGCTGAAGCGAAGGTAAAGGTGCAGACAGGTGATGCCATCGTCGTCACTGTTCCGCCTGTTGAAGATATTCAGGTTGAACCAGAGCCGATTCCTTTAGATGTATATTATGAAGACGAAGATGTGATTGTCGTGAATAAGCCTTCGGGGATGGTAGTCCATCCAGCACCAGGGCATGCATCAGGGACGTTAGTGAATGCGCTGCTTCATCATTGCACAGACCTTTCAGGCATTAACGGGATGATGCGCCCAGGTATTGTCCATCGGCTAGACAAAGATACGTCAGGGCTTCTCATGGTTGCCAAAAATGATGTAAGCCATGAGGCGTTAGTTCGTCAGCTACAGAATCGGGCAGTGCACCGTGCTTATAAGGCGATCGTCCATGGGAATTTTACGCACGAAACCGGCACAATCGATGCCCCAATTGGACGGGATCGCGCCGACCGGCAGAAAATGGCGGTTGTGCCGAATGGTGGACGAGAAGCAATCACTCATTTTACCGTGCTGGAAACATTTGCAGGGTATTCGCTCGTAGAATGTCGTTTGAAAACGGGCCGAACGCACCAAATTCGTGTGCACATGGCTTACATTCAGCATCCGGTGGCAGGCGATCCGAAATATGGGTATAAAAAGACGCTTTCTTGTGATGGCCAAGCCTTACATGCGGAGACATTAGGGTTTGTTCATCCGAGAACGAATGAATCTATACATTTGACGGCACCACCACCGCCTATTTTTGCGAAGCTTGTCGATGATTTACGTTCTTCGTCTTGA
- the lspA gene encoding signal peptidase II: MRYYILAVVMIVLDQVTKWLVLRYMDLWQSIPVIEGFFYLTSHRNRGAAWGILQGQMTFFYIVTVLVIIAVIYYMQTYGRYRPLAGVALGLILGGAIGNFIDRLVHQEVVDFFDFVIPVINYNYPIFNIADASLVVGVICMIIQSFIEKPTERSASK, encoded by the coding sequence ATGCGCTATTACATCCTTGCTGTGGTCATGATTGTGCTTGACCAAGTGACGAAGTGGCTCGTATTGCGATATATGGATTTGTGGCAAAGTATCCCTGTGATTGAAGGGTTCTTTTACCTTACTTCTCATCGGAATCGAGGTGCCGCTTGGGGCATTTTGCAAGGGCAAATGACGTTTTTCTATATTGTCACAGTCCTCGTCATCATTGCGGTCATTTACTATATGCAAACATATGGCCGCTATCGTCCCTTGGCGGGAGTTGCCTTAGGCCTCATTTTAGGTGGCGCGATTGGTAACTTTATCGACCGTTTAGTGCACCAGGAAGTTGTCGACTTTTTTGACTTTGTTATCCCGGTCATTAACTACAACTACCCAATCTTTAATATTGCCGATGCATCATTGGTCGTCGGGGTCATCTGTATGATCATTCAGTCATTTATTGAAAAACCTACGGAAAGGTCGGCGTCCAAATAA
- the ileS gene encoding isoleucine--tRNA ligase, with protein sequence MNYKKTLLMPKTAFPMKANLPHREPTIQQEWEETKLYERLMEQTKDNPLFILHDGPPYANGDLHLGHAMNKILKDFILRYKSLSGYHTPYVPGWDTHGLPIETALTKTKKVNRKKLSVAEFRAKCEEYALKQVDRQREQFKRLGVQADWDNPYITLHKSYEAAQIELFGEMAKKGYIYKDLKAVYWSPSSESALAEAEIEYKDKRSPSIYVAFKVEDGKGVLQADEELVIWTTTPWTLPANLGISVHRDLDYAVVEEAGRKLVVAEERLGALKDILEWKEARVLRTIKGRELEYITAQHPFYDRTSLVMLGDHVTTDAGTGCVHTAPGHGEEDFHIGKTYGLEILSPVNERGYFTEEASGFEGQFYDAANPAITELLKENGALLHLSFITHSYAHDWRTKKPVIYRATPQWFASIKDFRADMLKNIEEVEWYPAWGETRLRNMVRDREDWCISRQRAWGVPIPVFYGENLEPIITDQTITHVAELFREHGSNIWFEWDTKDLLPEGFVSEHSPNGQFTREKDIMDVWFDSGSSHHAVLEQRDELVRPADVYLEGSDQYRGWFNSSLSTAVAVTGKAPYKTIISHGFALDGDGRKMSKSLGNVVAPQDVAKELGVDILRLWVASSDYQADVRVSQDILKQVAEAYRKIRNTVRFLLGNIADFSPADNRVTFADLTSVDRFIHFKRQHVIQEVRDAYERYDFSTVIQTVHHFCTNDLSAFYLDFAKDVLYIEKADDSRRRAIQTVMYDTLKDILVLLAPLLPHTMDEAWKHLTDTKEDSVHLASMPTAELASDHQEDMTFWQSFMTLRDEVLKALEEARNEKVIGKSLQAQVDIAPLTTEAKDLLLRTDNLGQLLIVSGVQIKEEIDGDDVRTFEHLKIKVSAKEGERCERCWTVTEDVGNDERYPDLCSRCATVVDSLVLEDVE encoded by the coding sequence GTGAATTATAAAAAAACTTTGCTAATGCCAAAAACCGCTTTTCCGATGAAGGCGAATTTGCCTCATCGTGAGCCAACCATTCAACAAGAATGGGAGGAGACGAAGCTCTACGAAAGGCTTATGGAGCAGACGAAGGACAACCCCCTTTTTATATTGCATGATGGCCCACCCTATGCGAATGGGGATTTGCATCTCGGTCATGCGATGAATAAAATTTTAAAAGATTTTATTCTTCGTTATAAATCATTAAGCGGGTATCATACGCCGTACGTCCCTGGTTGGGATACGCACGGTCTGCCAATCGAAACTGCATTAACGAAAACGAAAAAAGTTAATCGGAAAAAACTATCCGTTGCTGAATTTCGTGCTAAATGTGAAGAATACGCATTGAAGCAAGTCGATCGTCAACGTGAGCAATTTAAGCGCCTCGGTGTTCAGGCTGATTGGGACAATCCTTATATAACATTGCATAAATCGTATGAAGCGGCGCAAATTGAACTGTTTGGTGAGATGGCTAAAAAAGGCTACATTTACAAGGATTTAAAGGCTGTCTATTGGTCACCATCGTCTGAATCAGCGCTGGCGGAAGCGGAAATTGAATATAAAGACAAGCGCTCGCCATCTATTTACGTTGCATTTAAAGTGGAGGATGGCAAAGGTGTTCTACAAGCCGATGAAGAACTGGTGATTTGGACGACGACACCGTGGACCCTTCCGGCAAACCTCGGCATTTCTGTTCACCGTGATCTTGACTATGCCGTCGTGGAGGAGGCAGGGCGCAAGCTTGTTGTCGCTGAAGAACGCCTTGGGGCTTTAAAAGACATTCTTGAATGGAAAGAAGCACGTGTGCTACGGACGATCAAAGGTCGTGAGTTAGAATACATTACTGCACAGCATCCATTTTATGATCGTACGTCGCTTGTCATGCTTGGCGATCATGTGACGACCGACGCAGGGACAGGCTGTGTTCATACAGCGCCTGGACATGGTGAAGAAGATTTTCATATTGGAAAAACGTATGGTCTTGAGATTTTGTCGCCTGTTAATGAACGCGGTTATTTTACGGAGGAAGCATCAGGATTCGAAGGTCAGTTTTATGATGCGGCGAACCCAGCCATTACTGAGCTTTTAAAAGAAAACGGTGCGCTTTTACACTTGTCATTTATTACTCACTCATATGCTCACGACTGGCGTACGAAAAAGCCAGTGATTTACCGGGCGACACCGCAATGGTTTGCTTCGATTAAAGATTTCCGTGCTGATATGCTGAAAAACATCGAGGAAGTCGAATGGTATCCGGCCTGGGGTGAGACGAGACTGCGCAATATGGTCCGTGATCGCGAAGACTGGTGTATTTCGCGACAGCGTGCTTGGGGTGTGCCGATCCCTGTGTTTTATGGTGAGAATTTGGAGCCGATCATTACGGATCAAACAATTACTCATGTCGCTGAGTTATTCCGTGAGCATGGCTCGAACATTTGGTTTGAGTGGGATACGAAAGACCTTCTCCCTGAGGGTTTTGTATCAGAGCACAGTCCGAATGGTCAGTTTACTCGCGAAAAAGACATTATGGACGTTTGGTTTGATTCTGGATCTTCACATCACGCCGTACTGGAGCAGCGAGATGAGCTCGTGCGCCCAGCTGATGTCTACTTGGAAGGGAGCGATCAATATCGTGGCTGGTTTAACAGTTCTTTGTCCACCGCTGTTGCAGTCACAGGGAAAGCGCCTTATAAAACAATTATCTCTCATGGGTTCGCGCTCGATGGCGACGGTCGGAAAATGAGTAAGTCGTTAGGGAACGTTGTTGCTCCTCAAGATGTGGCGAAGGAGCTCGGTGTTGATATTTTGCGTCTTTGGGTGGCATCGTCAGACTATCAAGCGGACGTGCGCGTTTCCCAAGACATTTTAAAGCAAGTCGCTGAAGCTTACCGTAAAATTCGTAATACTGTTCGCTTCCTTCTCGGAAATATCGCTGATTTTTCGCCTGCGGATAATCGCGTAACTTTTGCTGATTTGACGAGCGTTGATCGTTTTATTCACTTTAAGCGTCAGCACGTTATTCAAGAAGTTAGAGATGCATACGAGCGTTACGATTTCTCCACAGTGATTCAAACCGTTCACCATTTTTGCACGAATGACTTAAGCGCGTTCTACTTAGATTTTGCGAAAGATGTTCTATACATTGAAAAAGCAGATGACAGTAGACGTCGAGCCATTCAGACAGTGATGTACGATACATTAAAAGACATCCTCGTGCTCCTTGCGCCATTATTGCCACATACGATGGACGAGGCATGGAAGCATTTAACCGATACAAAAGAGGACAGCGTTCACTTAGCTTCGATGCCGACGGCGGAGCTTGCCAGCGATCATCAAGAAGATATGACTTTTTGGCAATCATTTATGACACTCAGAGATGAGGTGCTTAAGGCACTTGAGGAAGCACGTAATGAGAAAGTCATTGGTAAATCATTACAGGCCCAAGTGGATATTGCTCCTTTAACCACCGAAGCGAAAGACCTTCTTTTACGTACGGACAATTTAGGACAACTCCTTATCGTGTCAGGTGTTCAAATAAAAGAAGAGATAGACGGAGACGACGTCAGAACGTTTGAGCATCTGAAGATTAAAGTGTCTGCCAAAGAAGGCGAACGATGTGAGCGGTGCTGGACCGTGACTGAAGATGTAGGAAACGACGAGCGATACCCAGACTTGTGCAGCCGCTGTGCAACTGTCGTCGACTCCCTCGTTCTTGAAGACGTTGAATAA
- a CDS encoding DivIVA domain-containing protein, which produces MSLTPLDIHNKEFSRRMRGYDEDEVNEFLDQIIKDFELVIREKKSLEQKVDELTERLKHFSNIEETLNKSILVAQETADDVKRNAEKESRLIIKEAEKNADRIINESLEKSRRITMDIEELKKQANVYRTRFRMLLEAQMDLIDNEDWDRLMEPIDEEEEELLARRS; this is translated from the coding sequence TTGTCTTTAACGCCATTGGATATACACAACAAAGAATTTAGCCGGCGCATGCGAGGATATGATGAGGACGAGGTCAACGAGTTTTTGGATCAGATCATTAAAGACTTTGAGCTCGTCATACGGGAAAAGAAATCACTGGAGCAAAAAGTTGATGAGTTGACCGAGCGTTTAAAGCATTTTTCTAATATAGAAGAGACGTTAAACAAGTCGATCCTTGTTGCCCAAGAAACGGCGGATGACGTGAAGAGAAATGCAGAAAAAGAAAGCCGTCTCATCATCAAAGAAGCAGAGAAGAATGCCGATCGGATTATTAATGAAAGCCTTGAAAAGTCTCGAAGAATTACAATGGATATTGAGGAATTGAAAAAGCAGGCAAACGTGTATCGCACGCGTTTTCGTATGCTGCTTGAGGCGCAAATGGACCTCATTGATAATGAAGACTGGGACCGTTTGATGGAGCCGATCGATGAAGAAGAAGAAGAGCTACTTGCGCGCCGTTCATAG
- a CDS encoding YlmH family RNA-binding protein, producing the protein MSQHVYQHYRVEERAFVDQVLDWIMQVEQQYAPKLTDFLDPRQLAIAKELLGNRSDISLYSHGGYQGAERQRLLFAPDYMVPETDDYGIVCFEIVYPVKFVTLEHSNVLGAAMNVGLDRVKFGDIVSNPPRYQLIVAEEVASFVQRELTSVGKATIKLKEKPPHEVIIPAEEGQPQQLIVASLRLDAVLAQGFRLSRAKASALIQAGKVKVNFQIIDAGSFEVQPSDVLSLRGYGRLFISSIEGQTRRAKFRLSTFVKKS; encoded by the coding sequence ATGTCACAGCACGTGTACCAGCATTACCGTGTGGAAGAGCGAGCATTTGTCGACCAAGTGCTCGATTGGATCATGCAAGTGGAGCAACAATACGCTCCAAAGTTAACGGATTTTCTTGACCCGAGACAACTTGCGATTGCCAAAGAGCTGCTTGGGAATAGATCGGATATTTCGTTATATAGCCATGGTGGCTATCAAGGAGCGGAACGGCAGCGGCTTTTGTTTGCGCCGGATTATATGGTGCCGGAGACCGACGACTATGGGATTGTTTGCTTTGAAATCGTCTATCCGGTAAAGTTCGTCACGCTTGAGCACTCTAACGTATTAGGAGCAGCAATGAATGTCGGGCTCGATCGCGTAAAATTTGGGGACATCGTTAGCAATCCACCTCGTTATCAATTGATCGTTGCCGAAGAAGTTGCATCTTTTGTACAAAGAGAGCTCACTTCTGTAGGAAAAGCGACAATCAAGCTCAAAGAAAAGCCGCCGCATGAAGTCATAATACCAGCTGAGGAAGGGCAGCCTCAGCAGCTCATCGTTGCATCTCTGCGGTTAGATGCTGTGTTAGCCCAAGGGTTCCGTTTATCTCGAGCGAAAGCTTCAGCGCTAATACAGGCCGGAAAGGTAAAAGTTAACTTTCAAATCATTGACGCAGGTTCTTTTGAAGTTCAGCCTTCAGATGTCTTAAGTTTGCGGGGGTATGGACGGTTGTTTATTTCTTCGATTGAAGGACAAACGAGGCGCGCAAAATTTCGATTATCGACATTCGTCAAAAAAAGCTGA
- a CDS encoding YggT family protein gives MSQLFVVLANVLQLYMYVIIVYVLMSWFPNARESSFGQLIGRLVRPYMEPFQRIIPPLGMIDISPIVAIITLQLAISGAYQLARMFI, from the coding sequence ATGAGTCAATTATTTGTTGTGTTAGCTAATGTGCTGCAACTCTATATGTACGTCATTATCGTGTACGTGCTCATGTCGTGGTTTCCGAATGCGCGAGAATCTTCTTTCGGACAATTGATTGGAAGGCTTGTCAGACCGTACATGGAGCCTTTTCAAAGAATTATTCCTCCGCTCGGCATGATTGATATTTCGCCGATCGTTGCGATCATTACGCTGCAACTAGCGATTTCTGGAGCTTATCAGTTGGCGAGGATGTTTATTTAA
- a CDS encoding cell division protein SepF, translating to MGFKDKFKRFFEMDDEEYEVYESEETELGYEEDMPSSHKKGKQNVVSLQSVQQSAKMMLVEPRAYDEAQDIADHLKNRKSVVINLQRIPNDQAKRIVDFLSGTVYALGGDIQKLGSNTFLCTPDNVDVSGSITDMIHTEHEQDRRNNGW from the coding sequence TTGGGTTTTAAAGATAAGTTTAAACGCTTTTTTGAAATGGACGATGAAGAGTATGAAGTGTATGAAAGTGAGGAGACTGAGTTAGGGTATGAGGAAGACATGCCATCCTCACATAAAAAAGGGAAGCAAAATGTCGTTTCGTTGCAAAGTGTGCAACAATCAGCAAAAATGATGCTCGTTGAACCTCGAGCGTATGACGAGGCACAGGACATTGCCGACCATTTAAAAAATCGCAAGAGTGTCGTCATCAACTTGCAACGCATTCCGAATGATCAAGCCAAGCGAATTGTTGATTTTTTAAGCGGAACGGTGTATGCCCTCGGCGGAGATATTCAAAAGCTAGGATCCAACACCTTTTTATGTACACCGGATAATGTTGATGTGTCCGGGTCGATTACAGATATGATACACACTGAACATGAGCAAGATCGAAGAAATAACGGATGGTGA
- a CDS encoding YggS family pyridoxal phosphate-dependent enzyme: MNSIQDNIAKVQSRISEACARSGRQPADVTLIAVTKYTTVDIARELVKGGIQHLGENRIEGFQETYEALKGQADFHFIGSLQTRKVKDVIDQVDRLHSLDRLKLAKEIDKRAQKKVSCFVQVNVSGEESKHGLAPVDVVPFIQELEVYPRINVCGLMTMAPHTPDESLLRHCFQQLARLKEEVQALKLPFAPCHELSMGMSGDFEIAIEEGATHIRIGSMLVQSNT; the protein is encoded by the coding sequence TTGAATTCAATTCAAGACAACATTGCAAAGGTGCAATCGAGAATCAGTGAGGCGTGCGCACGGTCTGGCCGTCAGCCAGCAGACGTCACCCTGATTGCGGTCACAAAATATACCACTGTCGATATTGCTAGAGAACTCGTCAAGGGAGGCATTCAGCACCTCGGTGAAAACCGAATAGAAGGCTTTCAGGAAACGTATGAAGCTTTAAAAGGACAAGCTGACTTTCACTTTATCGGTTCATTACAAACGAGAAAAGTGAAAGATGTCATTGATCAAGTGGATCGTCTTCATTCCCTTGATCGTCTCAAGCTGGCAAAAGAGATTGATAAAAGGGCACAGAAGAAAGTATCCTGTTTCGTACAAGTCAACGTTTCGGGTGAAGAAAGTAAACATGGACTGGCTCCAGTTGATGTTGTTCCTTTTATTCAAGAGTTAGAGGTGTATCCGCGAATAAACGTTTGTGGGTTAATGACAATGGCACCTCATACACCTGATGAAAGTTTGCTACGTCATTGTTTTCAACAGCTTGCGCGTCTGAAAGAAGAAGTACAGGCGCTCAAGCTCCCATTCGCACCATGCCATGAGCTGTCAATGGGCATGTCAGGCGATTTTGAAATTGCCATTGAGGAAGGTGCTACGCATATTCGGATTGGCTCAATGCTAGTTCAATCCAACACGTAA
- the pgeF gene encoding peptidoglycan editing factor PgeF codes for MVSDLMQLRTSKALPLFYWPRFQDEIIAGVTTRQGGTSEAPYDSFNLGLQVGDDEEAVQRHYTWLAKELDCTTKDMYTAKQVHGTTILSVDQQTEDDDLREADGLWTGQAGVVLSLVYADCVPVLVYARNAGRIAVLHAGWRGTVAGIAGRLVELWKTDDVLPEEMYVLVGPAICAQCYQVGTDVAEKVPDQFKEKTLSSLGGGQYLLDLRQLNRRIFMAHGIPQEHIDVSELCTICHSEWLFSHRRSAPTGRHAAFIRMMA; via the coding sequence ATGGTTTCAGATCTAATGCAATTGCGTACGTCAAAAGCATTGCCGCTATTCTATTGGCCGCGTTTTCAAGACGAGATCATTGCAGGTGTAACGACGAGGCAAGGGGGCACGAGTGAGGCCCCCTATGATTCATTTAATTTAGGTTTACAAGTCGGGGATGATGAGGAAGCTGTTCAGCGGCATTATACATGGCTAGCTAAAGAGCTTGATTGCACGACGAAGGATATGTATACTGCAAAACAAGTACACGGGACGACGATTCTGTCTGTCGACCAACAGACAGAAGACGACGATCTTCGTGAAGCAGATGGTCTATGGACGGGTCAAGCAGGGGTTGTACTTTCACTCGTTTATGCCGATTGTGTGCCCGTTTTAGTTTATGCAAGAAATGCAGGGAGAATTGCTGTTCTTCATGCAGGTTGGCGGGGAACAGTGGCAGGGATCGCCGGTCGCCTTGTCGAACTTTGGAAGACGGACGATGTTTTGCCTGAAGAGATGTATGTACTTGTTGGTCCGGCAATATGCGCACAATGCTACCAAGTAGGTACAGATGTCGCCGAAAAAGTGCCGGATCAATTTAAGGAAAAGACATTGAGCTCTTTAGGTGGAGGACAATACTTACTCGACCTGCGGCAGCTCAACCGAAGGATATTCATGGCTCATGGCATCCCTCAAGAGCATATTGACGTATCTGAGCTATGTACAATTTGTCATTCTGAGTGGCTATTTTCCCACCGGCGCTCGGCACCGACAGGCAGGCATGCCGCTTTTATACGAATGATGGCTTAG
- a CDS encoding YlmC/YmxH family sporulation protein, which yields MVKMSSLQAKDVVNVADGKRLGHIGDFEISLSTGKIESIVIPGEGKMLGFKRDSEIVIPWSQIVKIGSDVILIRKSDMLEKATAEEA from the coding sequence ATGGTGAAAATGTCAAGTTTGCAAGCGAAAGATGTCGTCAATGTCGCTGATGGTAAACGACTTGGACATATTGGAGATTTTGAAATTTCTCTATCGACAGGGAAAATTGAATCCATAGTGATTCCTGGGGAAGGGAAAATGCTAGGATTTAAACGTGATTCAGAAATTGTTATCCCTTGGAGTCAAATTGTTAAAATCGGTTCAGACGTTATTCTTATTCGAAAATCAGACATGCTCGAAAAAGCGACGGCTGAGGAAGCGTAA
- the sigG gene encoding RNA polymerase sporulation sigma factor SigG yields MTRNKVEICGVDTSKLPVLKNEEMRKLFREMQAGDDFARESLVNGNLRLVLSVVQRFNNRGEFVDDLFQVGCIGLMKSIDNFDLSQNVRFSTYAVPMIIGEIRRYLRDNNPIRVSRSLRDVAYKALQVREKLVAATSKEPTAQEIARELDLPHEDVVFALDAIQDPVSLFEPIYNDGGDPIFVMDQLSDDKQQDLQWVEEIALKEGMRRLNEREKMILTKRFFQGKTQMEVADEIGISQAQVSRLEKAAIHQMNKHIQQ; encoded by the coding sequence TTGACCCGAAATAAAGTTGAAATTTGCGGCGTTGATACGTCGAAATTACCTGTACTTAAAAACGAGGAAATGCGAAAGTTGTTTAGAGAAATGCAGGCAGGTGATGACTTTGCGCGTGAATCACTAGTCAATGGAAACTTGCGTCTCGTGCTCAGTGTGGTGCAGCGTTTCAATAATCGTGGTGAATTTGTTGATGACTTATTTCAAGTAGGTTGTATTGGACTAATGAAATCTATAGATAATTTTGATTTAAGTCAAAATGTCCGCTTCTCGACATATGCTGTCCCGATGATTATTGGTGAAATCCGAAGATATCTTCGTGACAATAATCCAATTCGCGTATCAAGATCGCTTAGAGATGTGGCATATAAAGCTTTGCAAGTGCGGGAGAAATTGGTGGCTGCGACATCAAAAGAGCCGACCGCTCAAGAGATTGCTCGTGAGTTGGATTTGCCGCATGAAGATGTTGTTTTTGCCCTCGACGCCATTCAAGACCCTGTCTCTTTATTTGAGCCGATTTACAATGATGGTGGAGATCCGATCTTTGTAATGGACCAACTAAGTGATGATAAGCAGCAGGATTTGCAATGGGTTGAAGAAATTGCGTTAAAAGAAGGGATGCGTAGACTCAACGAACGAGAAAAAATGATTTTGACAAAGCGGTTTTTTCAAGGGAAAACGCAGATGGAAGTGGCTGATGAAATCGGCATATCCCAGGCGCAAGTGTCCCGTCTTGAAAAAGCAGCCATTCACCAGATGAATAAGCATATTCAACAGTGA
- the sigE gene encoding RNA polymerase sporulation sigma factor SigE, which yields MNWEHFKNKAVQIWHKICVKLKMKPEDIYYIGGSEALPPPLSKEEEAIWLEKLPTGDEEARSVLIERNLRLVVYIARKFENTGINIEDLISIGTIGLIKAVNTFNPEKKIKLATYASRCIENEILMYLRRNNKTKSEISFDEPLNIDWDGNELLLSDVMGTDEDITTRNVEHDVDKALLVTSLATLNDREKQIMELRFGLADGEEKTQKDVADLLGISQSYISRLEKRIIKRLKKEFNKML from the coding sequence ATGAATTGGGAACATTTTAAAAATAAAGCTGTACAAATTTGGCATAAAATCTGCGTGAAATTAAAGATGAAACCAGAGGACATTTACTATATTGGAGGAAGTGAAGCCCTTCCACCCCCGCTTTCTAAAGAAGAGGAAGCCATATGGCTTGAAAAATTGCCAACGGGTGATGAAGAAGCAAGATCTGTTCTCATTGAGCGGAATTTACGCCTTGTTGTATACATTGCCCGTAAATTTGAAAACACAGGTATCAATATTGAGGATCTAATCAGTATCGGTACCATTGGTTTAATTAAAGCTGTCAATACGTTTAACCCAGAGAAAAAGATTAAACTGGCGACATATGCGTCTCGTTGTATTGAAAACGAAATTTTAATGTACTTGCGGAGAAATAATAAGACAAAATCAGAAATTTCTTTTGATGAACCTTTAAACATCGACTGGGACGGAAATGAGCTGTTACTTTCGGATGTGATGGGAACTGATGAAGACATAACGACGCGCAACGTAGAACACGATGTGGACAAGGCGTTGCTTGTGACCTCATTAGCCACCTTAAATGATCGGGAAAAGCAAATTATGGAGCTGCGATTTGGCCTTGCAGATGGTGAGGAGAAAACACAAAAGGATGTTGCTGACCTGTTAGGCATTTCTCAGTCCTACATTTCACGGCTGGAAAAACGCATTATTAAACGGTTAAAAAAAGAATTTAATAAAATGTTGTAA